The following coding sequences are from one Polynucleobacter sp. JS-JIR-II-50 window:
- the rpsD gene encoding 30S ribosomal protein S4: MARYLGPKAKLARREGTDLFLKSARRALSDKCKLDTKPGQHGRTSGSRTSDYGNQLREKQKVKRIYGVLERQFRRYFAEAERRKGNTGETLLQLLESRLDNVVYRMGFGSTRAEARQLVSHCAILLNGSPVNIPSIQVKPGDVVAIREKAKKQARITESLNLVGQMAAVTWVSVDAAKLEGTFKQVPDREDISGEINESLIVELYSR, translated from the coding sequence GTGGCACGTTACTTAGGGCCTAAGGCCAAATTAGCACGTCGGGAAGGTACCGACTTATTTTTAAAGAGCGCACGTCGCGCCCTGTCAGACAAGTGCAAGTTAGATACTAAGCCTGGTCAACATGGCCGTACATCTGGCTCAAGAACATCTGATTACGGTAATCAATTGCGTGAAAAGCAAAAGGTTAAGCGTATCTATGGCGTATTAGAGCGTCAATTCCGTCGTTACTTCGCAGAAGCTGAGCGTCGTAAGGGCAATACTGGCGAAACATTGCTCCAGTTGCTTGAGTCACGTTTAGACAATGTGGTGTATCGCATGGGCTTTGGTTCAACACGCGCTGAAGCACGTCAGTTGGTTTCTCACTGTGCAATTTTGCTCAATGGTAGCCCTGTCAATATTCCATCAATTCAGGTTAAGCCTGGTGATGTAGTTGCGATTCGTGAAAAAGCGAAGAAGCAAGCGCGTATTACTGAATCACTCAATTTGGTTGGACAAATGGCAGCTGTTACTTGGGTTTCAGTTGACGCAGCTAAGCTCGAGGGAACATTTAAGCAAGTGCCTGACCGTGAAGATATTAGCGGTGAAATTAATGAAAGTTTGATCGTTGAATTGTATTCACGCTAA